The Xanthomonas sontii genome contains a region encoding:
- the dusB gene encoding tRNA dihydrouridine synthase DusB — translation MRIGPYTIEPKVILAPMAGVTDKPFRLLCKRLGAGLAVSEMTISDPRFWQTRKSLQRMDHAGEPDPVSVQIAGTEPQQLAEAARYNADHGAQLIDINMGCPAKKVCNAWAGSALMRDEALVARILSAVVKASPVPVTLKIRTGWDCDHRNGPVIARIAEDCGIAALAVHGRTRDQHYSGQAEYATIAQIKAMLRIPVIANGDIDSPQKAAQVLAATGADAVMVGRAAQGRPWIFGEIAHYLATGELRPAPSLTFVRDTLLGHLQALHAFYGEVQGVRIARKHLGWYAKDQPENAAFRAVVNRAESAQAQLALTAEYFDALIAGVPPALSAAA, via the coding sequence ATGCGTATCGGCCCCTACACGATCGAACCGAAGGTGATCCTGGCACCGATGGCCGGGGTCACCGACAAGCCGTTCCGGCTGCTGTGCAAGCGGCTGGGCGCGGGCCTGGCCGTGTCGGAAATGACCATCTCCGATCCGCGCTTCTGGCAGACCCGCAAGTCGCTGCAGCGCATGGACCACGCCGGCGAGCCGGACCCGGTGAGCGTACAGATCGCCGGCACCGAACCCCAGCAACTGGCCGAGGCCGCGCGCTACAACGCCGACCACGGCGCGCAACTGATCGACATCAACATGGGTTGCCCGGCGAAGAAGGTGTGCAACGCCTGGGCCGGCTCGGCGCTGATGCGCGACGAGGCGCTGGTGGCGCGCATCCTCAGTGCAGTGGTGAAGGCCTCGCCGGTGCCGGTGACGCTGAAGATCCGCACCGGTTGGGACTGCGACCACCGCAACGGCCCGGTCATCGCGCGCATCGCCGAGGACTGCGGCATCGCCGCGCTGGCAGTGCACGGGCGCACCCGCGACCAGCATTACAGCGGCCAAGCCGAGTACGCGACCATCGCCCAGATCAAGGCGATGCTGCGCATTCCGGTGATCGCCAACGGCGACATCGATTCGCCGCAGAAGGCGGCGCAGGTGCTGGCCGCGACCGGCGCCGATGCGGTGATGGTCGGGCGTGCGGCGCAGGGCCGGCCGTGGATCTTCGGCGAGATCGCGCACTACCTGGCCACCGGCGAACTGCGGCCGGCGCCGTCGCTGACCTTCGTCCGCGACACCCTGCTCGGCCACCTGCAGGCGCTGCACGCGTTCTACGGCGAGGTGCAGGGCGTGCGCATCGCGCGCAAGCACCTGGGCTGGTATGCCAAGGATCAACCCGAGAACGCCGCGTTCCGCGCCGTGGTCAACCGCGCCGAGAGCGCGCAGGCACAGCTGGCGCTGACCGCCGAGTACTTCGATGCGCTGATCGCCGGGGTGCCGCCGGCCTTGTCCGCCGCCGCCTGA
- a CDS encoding class I SAM-dependent methyltransferase — protein sequence MRSSPETPTYLHGYSDTEQARLLKQARLLEATLFNQIDYTGARRLLEVGSGVGAQTEVLLRRFPELHVTGIDLSEAQLQAARDNLQRMPWCQDRYTLQQADAGDLPFQPRSFDAAFLCWVLEHVPSPARVLSEVRRVLAPGSPVYVTEVMNASFLLHPYSPNVWRYWMAFNDFQYDHGGDPFVGAKLGNLLLAGGYRDVSTEIKTLHLDNREPARRKTMIGFWEELLLSAAERLLQAGAVDEETVAGMRREMAQVQSDPDAVFFYSFVQAHATVY from the coding sequence ATGCGCTCGTCTCCCGAAACCCCGACCTATCTGCACGGCTATTCCGACACCGAACAGGCACGCCTGTTGAAACAGGCGCGGCTGCTGGAAGCCACCCTGTTCAACCAGATCGACTACACCGGCGCGCGGCGCCTGCTGGAAGTGGGCAGCGGCGTCGGCGCCCAGACCGAAGTCTTGCTGCGGCGTTTCCCGGAGCTGCACGTCACCGGCATCGACCTGAGCGAGGCGCAACTGCAGGCCGCGCGCGACAACCTGCAGCGCATGCCCTGGTGCCAGGACCGCTACACGCTGCAGCAGGCCGACGCCGGCGACCTGCCGTTCCAGCCGCGCAGCTTCGATGCGGCGTTCCTGTGCTGGGTGCTGGAACACGTGCCGTCGCCGGCGCGGGTGCTCAGCGAAGTGCGGCGGGTGCTGGCACCGGGGTCGCCGGTGTACGTGACCGAGGTGATGAACGCCTCGTTCCTGCTGCATCCGTACTCGCCGAACGTATGGCGCTACTGGATGGCGTTCAACGACTTCCAGTACGACCATGGCGGCGACCCGTTCGTCGGCGCCAAGCTCGGCAACCTGCTGCTGGCCGGCGGCTATCGCGACGTCAGCACCGAGATCAAGACGCTGCACCTGGACAACCGCGAGCCGGCGCGGCGCAAGACCATGATCGGGTTCTGGGAAGAGTTGCTGCTGTCGGCGGCCGAACGGCTGCTGCAGGCCGGCGCGGTGGATGAGGAAACCGTGGCCGGCATGCGCCGGGAAATGGCCCAGGTGCAGAGCGACCCGGACGCGGTGTTCTTCTATTCGTTCGTGCAGGCGCACGCGACGGTGTATTGA
- a CDS encoding metal-dependent hydrolase, whose product MDSLTQIVLGGAIAAAIAPAAHRRAALLAGAALGTLPDLDALILLPLTRDPVTLMTVHRSVSHSLFVLPLLGWLIWWLFRRFGHGRVAEAPHRWFWAIQLALITHPLLDAFTVYGTQLWWPLRPSPTMWSSVFIIDPVYTLWLLLACAIAWFARARRVAQQALLVGLLLSSVYLGWSLQAKQLVDREADRALAAMGLAQAPRFSVPMPFNTLLWRVVAMTPSGYVIGERSLVADHGPMRFQGYPSNTQALAQVRDLPAVQRLTWFNRGFMRAQVKDGELVLSDLRMGLEPDYNFNFAVARQQGDGWAAIPPRQLQAAYRAPVARGQIGAALARMWQRIWTEPASPAPVGAQVPTAAR is encoded by the coding sequence ATGGATTCCCTCACCCAGATCGTGCTCGGCGGCGCCATTGCCGCCGCCATCGCCCCGGCCGCACATCGGCGCGCGGCACTGCTTGCCGGCGCCGCGCTCGGCACCCTGCCGGATCTCGATGCGCTGATCCTGCTGCCGCTGACCCGCGATCCGGTGACGCTGATGACGGTGCATCGCAGCGTCAGCCATTCGCTGTTCGTGCTGCCGTTGCTCGGCTGGCTGATCTGGTGGCTGTTCCGGCGCTTCGGCCATGGACGCGTGGCCGAAGCGCCACACCGCTGGTTCTGGGCGATCCAGCTGGCGCTGATCACCCACCCGCTGCTGGATGCGTTCACCGTCTACGGCACGCAGCTGTGGTGGCCGCTGCGGCCATCGCCGACGATGTGGTCGAGCGTGTTCATCATCGATCCCGTCTACACGCTGTGGCTGCTGCTGGCCTGCGCCATCGCCTGGTTCGCCCGCGCGCGGCGCGTGGCGCAGCAGGCGTTGCTGGTCGGACTGCTGTTGAGCAGTGTCTACCTGGGCTGGTCGCTGCAGGCCAAGCAACTGGTCGACCGCGAGGCCGACCGCGCGCTGGCGGCGATGGGCCTGGCGCAGGCGCCGCGCTTCTCGGTGCCGATGCCGTTCAACACGCTGCTGTGGCGGGTGGTGGCGATGACCCCGAGCGGCTACGTGATCGGCGAGCGCTCGCTGGTCGCCGACCACGGGCCGATGCGCTTCCAGGGCTATCCTTCCAACACCCAGGCGCTGGCGCAGGTGCGCGACCTGCCGGCGGTGCAGCGCCTGACGTGGTTCAACCGCGGCTTCATGCGCGCGCAGGTCAAGGACGGCGAACTGGTGCTCAGCGACCTGCGCATGGGCCTGGAGCCGGACTACAACTTCAACTTCGCGGTGGCGCGACAGCAGGGCGACGGCTGGGCGGCGATACCGCCGCGGCAGCTGCAGGCCGCGTACCGGGCGCCGGTGGCACGTGGGCAGATTGGTGCGGCGTTGGCGCGGATGTGGCAACGGATCTGGACCGAACCGGCATCGCCCGCGCCGGTCGGCGCTCAGGTGCCTACCGCGGCGCGTTGA
- a CDS encoding tetratricopeptide repeat protein: protein MSTPHSAGDARVEALFALAKQQLDGGRFDAAEQALDCAQANLGDAGGARLRYELTRRRGILDFRRERLPQALARFECAATLSRSLHDRMGEARDLNNVGAALRRLGDFRGALRNLTLSLDIQRARGAVSASVLTNIADVYRELRESDTAMRYYRDALAANRAQGDAIEAAHVQETMAELALDSGDTPQALAWLQEALAVYRAQGRRVYELRVHDGLIRAALALGDVAQAQRWSSSALALAEAWALPLPSALQLQLARTARLEGNAAAAAARLRAALAAAAGGDPVRVPLLEELARLQESSGETAAAIATLRRANAEAAALVRAQHDRQLDWLRIRFDTAEKQRTIDALQSENRLRQVQLRQRTLLLWLALVSGVAAALGLWMWLQRRRQRERLLQAARQVRHEEQLARYRREADALAEDRSLLQTLLDSREDALCLLDAEGQVLATNRAGRLLLGGADDAEPVGQPVFACVAKGDRPALQAALERMEDSAAQRLEIVARHGTPLAVTFTPWRGGDGLVVLGLQERDRGAVADTAQAEHTPAEAAAPALRDAFRRALVDLMLAVIDTWERATATGRLELAERSRIWRVNIDDGRLRARAMERYLAVSKLPSNPRWRDVLRSAYFVLAHCGELSAEARAALQSRIDTVLAYTRRDALG from the coding sequence GTGTCGACGCCGCACTCGGCGGGCGATGCGCGGGTCGAGGCATTGTTCGCACTTGCCAAGCAGCAACTCGATGGCGGCCGCTTCGACGCCGCCGAACAGGCGCTGGATTGCGCGCAGGCCAACCTCGGCGATGCCGGCGGCGCGCGCTTGCGCTACGAGCTCACCCGCCGCCGCGGCATTCTCGATTTCCGCCGCGAACGCCTGCCGCAGGCGCTGGCGCGCTTCGAGTGTGCGGCCACGCTGTCCCGCTCGCTGCACGACCGCATGGGCGAGGCGCGCGATCTGAACAACGTCGGTGCGGCGCTGCGCCGGCTCGGGGATTTTCGCGGCGCCCTGCGCAACCTGACGCTGAGCCTGGACATCCAGCGCGCGCGCGGCGCGGTCTCTGCGTCCGTGCTGACCAATATCGCCGACGTGTATCGCGAACTGCGCGAGTCCGACACCGCGATGCGTTACTACCGCGATGCGCTTGCCGCCAACCGCGCGCAGGGCGACGCCATCGAGGCCGCGCACGTGCAGGAAACCATGGCCGAGCTGGCGCTTGACAGCGGCGACACGCCGCAGGCGCTGGCCTGGCTGCAGGAGGCGCTTGCCGTGTACCGGGCGCAGGGCCGCCGCGTGTACGAACTGCGTGTGCACGATGGCCTGATCCGCGCGGCATTGGCGCTCGGCGACGTCGCGCAGGCGCAGCGCTGGAGTTCCAGTGCGCTGGCGCTCGCCGAGGCATGGGCGCTGCCGCTGCCGTCCGCGCTGCAATTGCAGCTGGCGCGGACCGCCCGCCTCGAAGGCAACGCGGCCGCCGCCGCGGCCCGCCTGCGCGCGGCGCTGGCAGCGGCCGCCGGCGGCGATCCGGTGCGGGTGCCGTTGCTGGAGGAGTTGGCGCGGCTGCAGGAAAGCAGTGGCGAGACGGCGGCGGCCATCGCCACGCTGCGGCGCGCGAATGCGGAGGCCGCGGCGCTGGTACGCGCGCAGCACGATCGCCAGTTGGACTGGCTGCGGATCCGCTTCGACACCGCCGAAAAGCAGCGCACCATCGATGCCCTGCAAAGCGAGAACCGCCTGCGCCAGGTCCAGCTGCGGCAACGCACGTTGCTGCTGTGGCTGGCATTGGTGTCCGGCGTCGCCGCCGCGCTCGGCCTCTGGATGTGGCTGCAGCGTCGCCGCCAGCGCGAACGTTTGCTGCAAGCCGCACGGCAGGTCCGCCACGAGGAGCAACTGGCCCGCTATCGGCGAGAGGCGGACGCGCTGGCCGAGGATCGCAGCCTGCTGCAGACCCTGCTCGACAGCCGCGAGGACGCGCTGTGCCTGCTCGATGCCGAAGGCCAGGTCCTGGCCACCAATCGTGCCGGCCGCCTGCTGCTCGGCGGCGCGGACGACGCCGAACCGGTCGGGCAGCCGGTGTTCGCCTGCGTTGCCAAGGGCGACCGCCCGGCGTTGCAGGCGGCGCTGGAGCGGATGGAGGACAGCGCCGCGCAGCGCCTGGAGATCGTCGCACGGCATGGCACGCCGCTCGCCGTGACCTTCACGCCCTGGCGCGGTGGCGATGGCCTGGTCGTCCTCGGCCTGCAGGAACGCGACCGTGGCGCGGTGGCGGACACCGCGCAGGCCGAGCACACGCCAGCGGAGGCCGCCGCGCCTGCGTTGCGCGATGCCTTCCGGCGTGCGCTGGTCGACCTGATGCTGGCGGTCATCGACACCTGGGAGCGCGCCACCGCGACCGGACGCCTGGAGTTGGCCGAGCGCAGCCGCATCTGGCGCGTGAACATCGACGACGGCCGCCTGCGTGCGCGGGCGATGGAGCGCTACCTGGCGGTCTCCAAATTGCCTAGCAACCCGCGCTGGCGGGACGTGCTGCGCTCGGCCTATTTCGTGCTCGCGCACTGCGGAGAGCTGTCGGCGGAGGCGCGCGCCGCCCTGCAGTCGAGGATCGACACGGTGCTGGCCTACACCCGCCGGGACGCGCTCGGCTGA
- a CDS encoding UDP-2,3-diacylglucosamine diphosphatase, with protein sequence MSPLNSLAPRRAVFVSDVHLGAPHCHARELADFLGGLRCDQLYLVGDIVDFWWMAQRRAVWSAAHQRVVDALHALARGGTELIYVPGNHDRPIRRFCGLALPAMQVRRRAVHATADGRRLLVVHGDDYDSVTQFGGLQEKFGDWLYYRILTGNQLTNRVRRRLGMRYWSLADYLKRQSSAAERYIERFVTAGLDDARRRGLDGVICGHVHRAGLFERDGLVYANDGDWVENLTALAEEADGTLRLLSHRGEVLRELPPRLRLVQENVWPRAA encoded by the coding sequence ATGAGTCCGCTCAACAGCCTGGCGCCGCGCCGCGCGGTGTTCGTCTCCGATGTGCACCTGGGCGCGCCGCATTGCCACGCACGCGAGCTGGCCGACTTCCTCGGCGGCCTGCGCTGCGACCAGCTGTACCTGGTCGGCGACATCGTCGACTTCTGGTGGATGGCGCAGCGCCGCGCGGTGTGGAGCGCGGCGCACCAGCGCGTGGTCGATGCGCTGCACGCGCTGGCCCGCGGCGGCACCGAACTGATCTACGTGCCGGGCAACCACGACCGGCCGATCCGCCGTTTCTGCGGGCTGGCGCTGCCGGCGATGCAGGTGCGACGGCGCGCGGTGCACGCCACCGCCGACGGGCGCCGCCTGCTGGTGGTGCACGGCGACGACTACGACAGCGTGACCCAGTTCGGCGGCCTGCAGGAGAAGTTCGGCGACTGGCTCTACTACCGCATCCTCACCGGCAATCAGCTGACCAACCGCGTGCGCCGCCGCCTGGGCATGCGCTACTGGTCGCTGGCCGACTACCTGAAGCGGCAGAGCAGCGCCGCCGAGCGCTACATCGAGCGCTTCGTCACTGCCGGCCTGGACGACGCGCGCCGCCGCGGCCTGGACGGGGTGATCTGCGGCCACGTGCATCGCGCCGGACTGTTCGAGCGCGACGGCCTGGTCTACGCCAACGACGGCGACTGGGTCGAAAACCTCACCGCGCTCGCCGAAGAGGCCGACGGCACCCTGCGTCTGCTCTCGCACCGCGGCGAGGTGCTGCGCGAACTGCCGCCGCGTCTGCGGCTGGTGCAGGAGAACGTCTGGCCGCGCGCGGCGTGA
- a CDS encoding lysophospholipid acyltransferase family protein → MLALERRLQDRYPHWFAGRRSRLVRPLLRGLQKWSGLDALDAFLEANRDLRGFALVQAGLDFLQARYVVAPTAAECIPARGRLLIVANHPSGALDALALLDCVGQVRRDVKIVANDFLWALEGLRDLLLPVRILGGAPSPASVRAIEQALAQEQCVIVFPAGEVSRLGWGGVADGRWRRGFLRFALRTAAPVLPVRIHARNSALFYGASALFKPAGTALLAREMFARRERRIALSLGRARALPQDLPEAELMRRLRSELYALGRSGGQAAPNEEALVAAEDSAQLAVEVAGLRSLGHTLDGKQIRVGRLRAGSALLREIGRLRELTFRAVGEGTGRRLDLDDYDTWYEHIVLWDGAATRVVGAYRVARGAPVLAERGLAGFYTAELFRYGEGMLPRIAAGMELGRSFVVPDYWGSRSIDYLWQGIGAYLQDHPQVRYLFGAVSISAALPYAAREQIVAYYARYYGDASGEAASARPFPYPEAPSAFDELDADTAFKVLKGNLDALGAAVPMLYKQYTDLCEPGGARFLAFGVDPAFNDAVDGLIELDLQRIRSKKRARYLERPRNEAEVVA, encoded by the coding sequence GTGCTCGCACTCGAACGCCGTCTTCAGGACCGCTACCCGCACTGGTTTGCCGGACGCCGCTCGCGGCTGGTCCGGCCATTGCTGCGCGGCCTGCAGAAATGGTCGGGACTGGACGCGCTGGACGCGTTCCTGGAGGCCAACCGCGACCTGCGCGGCTTCGCTCTGGTCCAGGCCGGTCTGGATTTCCTGCAGGCCCGCTACGTGGTTGCACCGACCGCCGCCGAGTGCATCCCGGCGCGCGGGCGCCTGCTGATCGTCGCCAACCATCCTTCCGGGGCGCTGGATGCGCTGGCGCTGCTGGACTGCGTGGGCCAGGTGCGGCGCGACGTGAAGATCGTCGCCAACGATTTCCTGTGGGCGCTGGAAGGCCTGCGCGACCTGTTGCTGCCGGTGCGCATCCTCGGCGGCGCACCGTCGCCGGCCAGCGTGCGGGCGATCGAGCAGGCGCTGGCGCAGGAGCAATGCGTGATCGTGTTCCCGGCCGGCGAGGTCTCGCGGCTGGGCTGGGGCGGCGTCGCCGACGGGCGCTGGCGCCGCGGCTTCCTGCGCTTCGCTCTGCGCACCGCCGCGCCGGTGCTGCCGGTGCGCATCCACGCACGCAATTCGGCGCTGTTCTACGGCGCCTCGGCGCTGTTCAAGCCGGCCGGCACCGCGCTGCTGGCGCGGGAGATGTTCGCCCGCCGCGAGCGCCGCATCGCGCTGAGCCTGGGCCGCGCCCGCGCGCTGCCGCAGGACCTGCCCGAAGCCGAATTGATGCGGCGCCTGCGCAGCGAGCTGTATGCGCTCGGCCGCAGCGGTGGGCAGGCCGCGCCGAACGAAGAAGCGCTGGTCGCCGCCGAGGACTCGGCGCAACTGGCCGTTGAAGTGGCCGGCCTGCGCAGCCTCGGTCATACCCTGGACGGCAAGCAGATCCGCGTCGGCCGGCTGCGCGCCGGCTCGGCGCTACTGCGCGAGATCGGCCGCCTGCGCGAGCTGACCTTCCGCGCGGTGGGCGAGGGCACCGGCCGGCGCCTGGACCTGGACGACTACGACACCTGGTACGAGCACATCGTGCTGTGGGACGGCGCCGCCACCCGCGTGGTCGGCGCGTATCGGGTCGCCCGCGGCGCGCCGGTGCTGGCCGAACGCGGCCTGGCCGGCTTCTACACCGCCGAACTGTTCCGCTACGGCGAGGGCATGCTGCCGCGGATCGCCGCGGGCATGGAACTGGGCCGCAGCTTCGTGGTGCCGGACTACTGGGGCAGTCGCAGCATCGACTACCTGTGGCAGGGCATCGGCGCCTATCTACAGGACCATCCGCAGGTGCGCTACCTGTTCGGCGCGGTGTCGATCAGCGCCGCGTTGCCGTACGCGGCGCGCGAGCAGATCGTGGCCTACTACGCCCGCTACTACGGCGACGCCAGCGGCGAAGCCGCGTCGGCGCGGCCGTTCCCGTATCCGGAAGCGCCGTCGGCGTTCGACGAACTGGACGCCGACACCGCCTTCAAGGTGCTCAAGGGCAACCTCGACGCGCTGGGCGCGGCGGTGCCGATGCTCTACAAGCAGTACACCGATCTGTGCGAACCCGGCGGTGCGCGCTTCCTCGCCTTCGGCGTGGACCCCGCGTTCAACGACGCCGTCGACGGCCTGATCGAGCTGGATCTGCAGCGCATCCGCAGCAAGAAGCGCGCGCGCTACCTCGAACGTCCCCGCAACGAAGCAGAGGTGGTGGCATGA
- the metK gene encoding methionine adenosyltransferase yields the protein MSSYLFTSESVSEGHPDKIADQISDAVLDAILTQDKRARVACETLVKTGVAIVAGEITTSAWIDLEALTRKVILDIGYNSSDVGFDGETCGVLNLIGKQSPDINQGVDRKKPEEQGAGDQGLMFGYATRETDSFMPAAIHLSHRLVEQQAKVRKKKNSPLAWLRPDAKSQVTLRYEDGVATAIDAVVLSTQHDPDIKQKHLVEAVREEILKPVLPAKWLHKGTKFHINPTGKFVIGGPVGDCGLTGRKIIVDTYGGWARHGGGAFSGKDPSKVDRSAAYAARYVAKNVVAAGLADRCEVQVSYAIGVAEPTSISVTTFGTGKIADDKIEKLIRKHFDLRPFGIIQMLDLIHPMYQQTASYGHFGRTPKAFTYTDGTGAQHQATAFSWEKTDRAEALRADAKLK from the coding sequence ATGTCCAGCTATCTCTTCACCTCCGAGTCGGTCTCCGAAGGCCACCCGGACAAGATCGCCGATCAGATCTCCGATGCGGTGCTCGACGCGATCCTGACCCAGGACAAGCGCGCGCGCGTGGCCTGCGAAACGCTGGTCAAGACCGGCGTGGCGATCGTCGCCGGCGAAATCACCACCAGCGCCTGGATCGATCTGGAAGCGCTGACCCGCAAGGTGATCCTGGACATCGGCTACAACAGCTCCGACGTCGGCTTCGACGGCGAGACCTGCGGCGTGCTCAACCTGATCGGCAAGCAGTCGCCGGACATCAACCAGGGCGTGGACCGCAAGAAGCCGGAAGAACAGGGCGCTGGCGACCAGGGCCTGATGTTCGGCTACGCCACCCGCGAGACCGACAGCTTCATGCCGGCCGCCATCCACCTGTCGCACCGTCTGGTCGAACAGCAAGCCAAGGTGCGCAAGAAGAAGAACTCGCCGCTGGCGTGGCTGCGCCCGGACGCCAAGAGCCAGGTCACCCTGCGCTACGAAGACGGCGTGGCGACCGCCATCGACGCGGTGGTGCTGTCCACCCAGCACGATCCGGACATCAAGCAGAAGCACCTGGTCGAAGCCGTGCGCGAGGAAATCCTCAAGCCGGTGCTGCCGGCCAAGTGGCTGCACAAGGGCACCAAGTTCCACATCAACCCGACCGGCAAGTTCGTGATCGGCGGGCCGGTGGGCGACTGCGGCCTGACCGGGCGCAAGATCATCGTCGACACCTACGGCGGCTGGGCGCGCCACGGCGGCGGCGCGTTCTCCGGCAAGGATCCGTCCAAGGTCGACCGTTCGGCCGCCTACGCCGCGCGCTACGTCGCCAAGAACGTGGTCGCCGCCGGCCTGGCCGACCGCTGCGAAGTGCAGGTCTCCTACGCCATCGGCGTGGCCGAGCCGACCTCGATCTCGGTCACCACCTTCGGCACCGGCAAGATCGCCGACGACAAGATCGAGAAGCTGATCCGCAAGCATTTCGACCTGCGTCCGTTCGGCATCATCCAGATGCTCGACCTGATCCACCCGATGTACCAGCAGACCGCCTCGTACGGCCATTTCGGCCGCACCCCGAAGGCCTTCACCTACACCGACGGCACCGGCGCCCAGCACCAGGCCACCGCGTTCTCGTGGGAGAAGACCGACCGCGCCGAGGCGCTGCGCGCGGACGCCAAGCTGAAGTAA
- a CDS encoding histidine-type phosphatase: MLWVVLLVAALGAQARPAPKPSPALQVEKVWMLFRHGVRAPLPGEAAAAALASQPWPVWDTPPSLLTAHGRTAVERSGDYTRQWLLRDGVLPAQGCPADGTVSIYANTDQRTIVSAELLADTLAPGCHLQAGHQAEGSDDPLFRPVEAGAVEFDAAAAVASIQRQTGGPGAVLAPYARELRTMQEILGCTERCDFVHMPSSLTPGANGRSLALHGPLDLTSGTAEVFILQYAEGMPLDQVGWGRATPARIAAVSRLHALLFEIYARPQYMAARAGAPLAHRLLDTLGADDAPRLSVLVASDTHIAALSGLLDLHFHLPGFGRDDAPPGGALVVEQVRDARNGQRYVRVRYQAQSLDQLRALTPLSLRHPPLLQTLQIPGCSDAATGLCPLPKFQALLQAALQRRG; the protein is encoded by the coding sequence ATGCTGTGGGTCGTGCTGCTGGTGGCGGCATTGGGCGCGCAGGCGCGGCCGGCGCCGAAGCCCTCGCCCGCGCTGCAGGTCGAAAAGGTCTGGATGCTGTTCCGCCACGGCGTGCGCGCGCCCTTGCCGGGCGAGGCCGCGGCCGCCGCGCTGGCGTCGCAGCCCTGGCCGGTGTGGGACACGCCGCCGAGCCTGCTCACCGCGCACGGCCGCACGGCGGTGGAACGCAGCGGCGACTACACCCGGCAATGGCTGCTGCGCGATGGCGTGCTGCCGGCGCAGGGCTGCCCGGCCGACGGCACGGTCAGCATCTACGCCAACACCGACCAGCGCACCATCGTCAGTGCGGAGCTGCTCGCCGACACCCTCGCGCCCGGCTGCCATCTGCAGGCCGGCCACCAGGCCGAGGGCAGCGACGATCCGCTGTTCCGCCCTGTGGAAGCCGGCGCGGTGGAGTTCGATGCCGCCGCCGCGGTGGCCTCGATCCAGCGCCAGACCGGCGGCCCGGGCGCGGTGCTGGCACCGTATGCGCGCGAACTGCGCACCATGCAGGAGATCCTCGGCTGCACGGAGCGCTGCGACTTCGTGCACATGCCCTCGTCGCTGACCCCGGGCGCAAACGGGCGCAGCCTGGCCCTGCACGGCCCGTTGGACCTGACCTCGGGCACGGCCGAGGTGTTCATCCTGCAGTACGCAGAAGGCATGCCGCTGGACCAGGTCGGCTGGGGTCGCGCGACGCCGGCGCGCATCGCCGCGGTGTCGCGACTGCACGCCTTGCTGTTCGAGATCTACGCACGGCCGCAGTACATGGCCGCGCGCGCGGGCGCGCCGCTGGCGCACCGCCTGCTGGACACGCTGGGCGCGGACGACGCGCCGCGGCTGAGCGTGCTGGTCGCCAGCGACACCCACATCGCCGCGCTCAGCGGCCTGCTCGACCTGCACTTCCATCTGCCCGGCTTCGGCCGCGACGACGCGCCCCCGGGCGGTGCGCTGGTGGTGGAGCAGGTGCGCGATGCACGCAACGGCCAGCGCTACGTGCGCGTGCGCTACCAGGCGCAGTCGCTGGATCAACTGCGCGCGCTGACTCCATTGAGCCTGCGCCACCCGCCGCTGCTGCAGACGCTGCAGATTCCGGGTTGCAGCGATGCCGCGACCGGGCTGTGCCCGCTGCCGAAGTTCCAGGCGCTGCTGCAGGCGGCGCTGCAGCGCCGCGGCTGA